One part of the Eptesicus fuscus isolate TK198812 chromosome 2, DD_ASM_mEF_20220401, whole genome shotgun sequence genome encodes these proteins:
- the CXCL11 gene encoding C-X-C motif chemokine 11 isoform X2: protein MNVKGMAIVLAVIFCATIAQGFPMFKGGRCLCIGPGVKAVKVADIEKISVIYPSNNCDKIEVIITLKAHKGQRCLNPRSKQANIIIKLKE, encoded by the exons ATGAATGTGAAGGGCATGGCTATAGTCTTGGCAGTGATATTCTGTGCTACAATTGCTCAAG GTTTCCCAATGTTCAAAGGGGGACGCTGTCTTTGCATAGGCCCTGGAGTAAAGGCAGTGAAAGTGGCAGATATTGAGAAAATCTCTGTAATTTACCCAAGTAACAACTGTGATAAAATAGAAGTGAT TATCACCTTGAAAGCACATAAAGGACAAAGATGCCTAAATCCCAGGTCGAAGCAAGCAAACATTATAATAAAG ttgaaagaataa
- the CXCL11 gene encoding C-X-C motif chemokine 11 isoform X1, which translates to MNVKGMAIVLAVIFCATIAQGFPMFKGGRCLCIGPGVKAVKVADIEKISVIYPSNNCDKIEVIITLKAHKGQRCLNPRSKQANIIIKKVERINFLKHQNI; encoded by the exons ATGAATGTGAAGGGCATGGCTATAGTCTTGGCAGTGATATTCTGTGCTACAATTGCTCAAG GTTTCCCAATGTTCAAAGGGGGACGCTGTCTTTGCATAGGCCCTGGAGTAAAGGCAGTGAAAGTGGCAGATATTGAGAAAATCTCTGTAATTTACCCAAGTAACAACTGTGATAAAATAGAAGTGAT TATCACCTTGAAAGCACATAAAGGACAAAGATGCCTAAATCCCAGGTCGAAGCAAGCAAACATTATAATAAAG aaagttgaaagaataaattttttaaaacatcaaaacatCTGA
- the CXCL10 gene encoding C-X-C motif chemokine 10, whose translation MNQRAVLIFCLILLTLSGTKGIPINRTIRCSCINISHQSVNPRSLKKLEMIPASPSCPHVEIIATMKKNGEKICLDPESKIIKNILKAINKKRSKRSQTQREA comes from the exons ATGAACCAAAGAGCTGTTCTCATTTTCTGCCTCATCCTTCTGACTCTGAGTGGAACTAAAG GAATACCTATCAATAGAACTATACGCTGTAGCTGCATCAATATTAGTCATCAATCTGTTAATCCAAGGTCCTTAAAAAAACTTGAAATGATCCCTGCAAGTCCATCTTGTCCACATGTTGAGATCAT TGccacaatgaaaaagaatgggGAGAAAATATGTCTGGATCCAGAGTCTAAGATCATCAAGAATATACTGAAAGCAATTAACAAGAAAAG GTCTAAAAGATCTCAAACACAGAGAGAAGCATAA